One region of Pelorhabdus rhamnosifermentans genomic DNA includes:
- the pxpB gene encoding 5-oxoprolinase subunit PxpB, translated as MIQLIPCGESAVIVEFGTGIHPEIHYKVMAFTEVLDTEPFLGMIEYMPAYASVTVFYDPVKVKNSQQESGRDQRKLSCEIVCSLLEKILGKLDDSALKSPRVVEIPVCYGGEFGPDLEYVAEHNHLTVDEVIQIHVSNQCLVYMIGFAPGFPYLGGMSERIATPRRITPRPAIPAGSVGIAGLQTGVYPITTPGGWQLIGRTPLTLFRPYNDSPSLLQAGDLIQFRPISAQKFEEYKEKSQ; from the coding sequence TTGATTCAGCTCATTCCCTGCGGTGAATCAGCTGTTATTGTTGAATTTGGTACAGGCATTCATCCTGAGATTCATTATAAGGTAATGGCTTTTACAGAGGTTCTTGACACAGAGCCTTTTCTAGGCATGATTGAATACATGCCTGCTTATGCCAGTGTGACGGTATTTTATGATCCTGTGAAAGTGAAAAACAGTCAACAAGAATCAGGGAGAGATCAAAGGAAGCTTTCCTGTGAAATTGTTTGTTCCTTGTTAGAAAAAATTCTTGGAAAACTGGATGACTCAGCCTTAAAATCCCCTCGTGTTGTAGAAATTCCAGTCTGTTATGGCGGAGAGTTTGGGCCTGATCTGGAATATGTGGCCGAGCATAATCATCTTACCGTGGATGAAGTCATTCAGATTCATGTAAGCAATCAATGTCTAGTGTATATGATTGGTTTCGCCCCTGGTTTTCCGTATTTAGGCGGTATGTCTGAACGTATTGCCACACCGCGCCGTATAACGCCTCGTCCTGCCATCCCAGCCGGTTCAGTCGGTATTGCGGGTTTGCAAACCGGTGTGTATCCTATTACTACGCCAGGTGGGTGGCAACTCATTGGTCGGACGCCTTTAACGCTTTTTCGTCCCTATAATGATTCCCCAAGTTTGCTGCAAGCGGGCGATTTGATTCAATTTCGTCCCATTTCTGCGCAGAAATTTGAAGAATATAAGGAGAAAAGCCAATGA
- a CDS encoding amino acid ABC transporter permease, with translation MEKILTMVGPMLDGASVTLQMFFITLVLSLPFGLVLALVRISKYKPLSFLVEVYIWLMRGTPLMLQLLFVYYALPLIPYVGIRLPDFPAALLAFVFNYAAYFAEIFRAGIQSIERGQYEAGRALGMNYLQIMRRIIIPQMIKRVLPPISNETITLVKDTSLIYILAMNDLLRTARTIVQREFDMTPFFIAGIFYLAMTLVLTWIFKKLEQRYAAYDE, from the coding sequence ATGGAGAAAATTCTAACTATGGTTGGCCCCATGCTTGATGGGGCTAGTGTGACACTGCAAATGTTTTTTATTACATTAGTGCTTTCATTGCCATTCGGTTTGGTGTTAGCATTAGTTCGTATATCGAAATATAAGCCCTTAAGTTTTTTAGTTGAAGTATATATTTGGCTTATGCGTGGAACTCCCCTTATGCTTCAATTGCTTTTTGTTTATTATGCATTACCTCTCATTCCCTATGTAGGCATTCGATTGCCTGATTTTCCAGCAGCCCTGCTTGCCTTCGTGTTTAACTATGCCGCTTATTTTGCTGAAATTTTCCGCGCTGGCATTCAGTCGATTGAACGAGGTCAATATGAGGCCGGTCGGGCTTTAGGAATGAATTATTTGCAGATCATGCGAAGGATTATTATTCCTCAGATGATTAAGCGCGTCTTGCCGCCTATAAGCAATGAGACCATTACCCTCGTGAAAGACACGTCGCTCATTTATATACTTGCTATGAATGATTTACTTAGAACAGCTCGAACGATTGTGCAGCGTGAATTTGATATGACTCCCTTTTTTATTGCTGGTATATTTTATTTGGCTATGACACTCGTGCTTACTTGGATTTTCAAAAAACTGGAGCAGCGCTATGCCGCCTATGATGAGTAG
- the htpG gene encoding molecular chaperone HtpG — protein sequence MTQETISKETREFQTETKQLLDLMVHSIYTNREIFLRELISNASDAIDKIHFESLTNRDLLEGNSDFEIILKPDEATHTLTISDNGMGMTHDEVIATIGTIAKSGTKSFLEKLKDRGNTTDNELIGQFGVGFYSAFMVAKKVTLLTRAPGQTKGVKWESTGDGTYTIEECDKESRGTTIILTLNDETDQNDHPDENFLNRYTLESLVKKYSDYIRYPIKMDFIKEEKPRDAEGKEIEDAPVTKTVEVRTLNSMTPLWTRNKSEIKPEEYHQFYKNLFQDWEDPLEIIHSKVEGAVEYTTVLFIPSHAPFDLYTKESESKIMLYSKHVFVMDHCKDLLPEYLRFMRGLVDSPDFSLNISREILQHSKQLKLVGKNLEKSILKTLERLLTNDRPKYEKFWKEFGTAIKGGVYTDFQNREKLQDLLLFPSSHGTDELTTLADYTKRMPENQKVIYYATGKDYASVERLPQMELLHDKGIEVIYLFERVDEFAIEALKEYKGKAFHSVSRGDLNLDDKDATESKKEAEEILKDNESLIKAITDQLKDKISSVKISNRLKSSAVCLVSDDQGISLSMEHILSEMNQTMLKANRILELNPNHEVFTKLKTLHETASDSQTFKDYCDLLYDQALLIEGLPPEDPISFANKIASLMAQTK from the coding sequence ATGACTCAAGAAACAATATCGAAAGAAACGCGCGAATTTCAAACAGAAACAAAGCAACTTCTCGACCTCATGGTTCATTCCATTTATACGAACCGGGAAATTTTCCTGCGCGAACTCATCTCCAATGCCTCAGATGCCATTGACAAGATTCATTTTGAATCTTTGACAAATCGCGACTTGCTTGAAGGTAATTCGGACTTCGAAATTATCCTCAAACCTGATGAGGCAACACATACCTTAACCATTTCCGATAACGGCATGGGCATGACACATGATGAAGTGATTGCAACCATTGGCACCATTGCCAAATCAGGAACAAAATCATTTCTGGAAAAATTAAAAGACAGGGGAAATACAACAGACAATGAACTCATTGGTCAATTTGGCGTAGGCTTTTACTCGGCCTTTATGGTAGCTAAAAAAGTAACGCTTCTCACACGTGCACCAGGTCAGACAAAGGGTGTTAAATGGGAATCGACTGGCGATGGAACGTATACCATTGAGGAATGTGATAAGGAAAGTCGGGGTACGACGATTATTTTGACTCTCAATGATGAAACAGACCAGAATGATCACCCTGATGAAAACTTCCTCAATCGCTATACCCTGGAAAGTCTCGTCAAAAAATACTCCGATTATATTCGTTATCCCATCAAAATGGATTTTATTAAGGAAGAAAAGCCGCGTGACGCTGAAGGAAAAGAGATTGAAGATGCACCTGTAACAAAGACCGTTGAAGTACGTACCCTAAACTCCATGACACCACTCTGGACACGTAATAAAAGTGAAATTAAGCCTGAAGAATATCATCAGTTCTATAAAAATCTCTTTCAAGACTGGGAAGACCCCCTCGAGATCATTCACTCCAAAGTAGAAGGGGCTGTAGAATATACAACTGTTCTATTTATTCCTTCTCATGCCCCCTTTGATTTATATACCAAGGAATCAGAATCGAAAATCATGCTGTACTCCAAACATGTTTTTGTCATGGATCATTGCAAGGATCTGCTACCTGAATATTTACGTTTTATGCGCGGTCTCGTCGATTCTCCAGACTTCTCACTCAACATTTCCCGTGAGATTCTCCAGCACAGTAAACAATTAAAATTAGTAGGAAAAAATCTTGAAAAAAGCATCTTAAAAACATTAGAACGACTGTTAACAAATGATCGTCCTAAGTATGAAAAGTTCTGGAAAGAATTTGGTACAGCCATTAAAGGCGGTGTTTACACTGATTTTCAAAACCGTGAGAAATTGCAAGATCTACTGCTATTCCCTTCTTCTCATGGTACAGATGAACTGACAACATTAGCTGATTATACAAAACGGATGCCCGAAAATCAAAAAGTCATCTACTATGCTACAGGCAAAGACTATGCTTCTGTCGAACGCCTGCCGCAAATGGAACTTCTGCATGACAAAGGCATTGAAGTCATCTACCTGTTTGAGCGCGTCGACGAATTCGCTATTGAGGCGCTCAAAGAATATAAGGGAAAAGCCTTCCATTCTGTCAGCCGCGGCGATCTAAACCTTGATGACAAAGATGCTACAGAATCAAAAAAGGAAGCTGAAGAAATATTAAAAGATAATGAATCCTTAATTAAAGCCATTACAGACCAATTAAAAGATAAAATTTCTTCCGTTAAGATTAGTAACCGTCTAAAATCCAGCGCTGTTTGCCTTGTTAGTGATGATCAAGGCATTAGTCTTTCCATGGAACACATTCTTTCCGAAATGAATCAAACCATGCTTAAAGCTAATCGCATTCTAGAATTAAATCCGAATCACGAAGTCTTCACCAAATTAAAGACGTTACATGAAACAGCAAGTGATTCTCAAACTTTTAAAGACTATTGTGATCTTCTCTATGATCAGGCCTTGTTAATTGAAGGGCTTCCTCCTGAAGATCCCATTAGTTTCGCTAACAAAATTGCCAGCTTAATGGCCCAAACTAAGTAA
- a CDS encoding 5-oxoprolinase subunit C family protein, whose amino-acid sequence MTIHILHSGLLTTLQDLGRVGYQKQGIIVSGAMDVYSLRLANLLVGNDEGEAALEVTLMGPKLKFDDDTLLAVTGGNLSPTIDGRILPMGRPVYVKAGSIIKFGACQSGCRAYLAVAGGYDVPKVMGSKSTYLRAGLGGFHGRSLQKGDVLSVQAPQETSLRMIQHFVKQHSAVSFVSTDWCAGRGQTAISSGRAIRITRGRQFDLFTEASKNALLTDSFRVTPQSDRMGYRLSGAVLKLAHQVEMISEGITLGAIQVPPDGQPIILLADRQTAGGYPKIAQVIAVDVAVIAQSKPGSLLSFQEVSVAEAERLYLAKEKAFAQLKAAVSLKLQS is encoded by the coding sequence ATGACTATTCATATTCTTCATTCTGGCCTTTTAACGACCCTTCAGGACTTGGGACGGGTCGGTTATCAAAAACAAGGGATTATTGTTAGTGGTGCCATGGACGTTTATTCACTGAGACTCGCCAATTTGTTAGTTGGCAATGATGAAGGGGAGGCAGCCCTTGAGGTGACACTCATGGGGCCTAAGCTGAAATTTGACGACGATACATTGTTGGCTGTGACAGGAGGAAATTTGTCACCTACTATTGATGGGCGGATCTTGCCGATGGGGCGGCCTGTATATGTAAAGGCTGGCAGTATAATAAAGTTTGGTGCTTGTCAATCGGGTTGCCGTGCTTATTTAGCTGTTGCCGGAGGTTATGACGTTCCAAAAGTGATGGGGAGTAAGAGTACCTACCTCCGTGCTGGTTTGGGCGGATTTCATGGACGGTCCCTCCAAAAAGGCGATGTTCTTTCTGTTCAAGCACCGCAAGAAACATCTCTGCGCATGATTCAGCATTTTGTGAAACAACATTCAGCGGTTTCTTTTGTTTCGACAGATTGGTGTGCTGGACGCGGTCAAACGGCTATTTCGTCTGGAAGAGCCATTCGCATTACACGCGGCCGACAGTTTGACTTATTTACGGAGGCCAGTAAAAATGCACTCTTGACAGATTCTTTTCGCGTGACGCCGCAGTCTGATCGCATGGGTTACCGGTTGTCAGGAGCGGTTTTAAAATTAGCTCATCAAGTAGAAATGATATCCGAAGGCATTACGTTAGGAGCTATTCAGGTACCGCCTGATGGTCAGCCAATTATTTTGCTTGCAGACAGACAAACAGCAGGTGGTTATCCCAAGATTGCACAAGTTATAGCAGTAGATGTTGCTGTCATAGCGCAAAGTAAACCGGGTTCGCTTCTTTCATTTCAGGAAGTTTCTGTGGCAGAAGCAGAAAGACTTTATCTAGCAAAAGAAAAAGCCTTTGCTCAATTAAAAGCGGCTGTGAGTTTAAAACTGCAATCATGA
- a CDS encoding DUF979 domain-containing protein has product MIISLNYIYYLTGIFMAVIAFFALRDKSNSKRILTATFWGLFAISFLFGDVIPDMYMGVIVIGMAIIAGCGGVRIGSYDEVSSEQRLARAKKLGNRLFWPALLIPVITVIGTVGLKDVNIGGLALLDKGNITLASLGVACVIALIVAMTLTRESGVRSLKESRRLIDAIGWAAVLPQMLATLGALFAAAGVGQVVSSLVSSAIPVDNRFMVVLAYTVGMALFTMIMGNAFAAFPVMTAGVGLPLIVQMHGGNPGVLAAIGMFSGYCGTLMTPMAANYNIVPAALLDLPDKNGVIKAQIPTALLLLTANVFLMYFLAF; this is encoded by the coding sequence ATGATTATTAGTTTAAACTATATTTATTATCTGACGGGAATTTTTATGGCTGTTATTGCCTTCTTTGCTTTGCGTGATAAGAGTAATTCTAAGCGAATATTAACAGCCACTTTTTGGGGACTTTTTGCTATCTCCTTTCTTTTCGGCGATGTCATTCCTGATATGTATATGGGGGTGATCGTTATAGGCATGGCCATTATTGCCGGTTGCGGTGGTGTGCGCATAGGTTCTTATGATGAAGTTTCCAGTGAACAGCGGTTGGCTAGGGCTAAAAAATTGGGAAATCGTTTATTTTGGCCGGCATTGCTTATTCCAGTGATTACAGTCATTGGCACGGTTGGACTAAAGGATGTCAACATTGGTGGTTTGGCCTTACTAGATAAAGGCAATATTACACTGGCTAGTTTAGGTGTTGCCTGTGTGATTGCCTTAATCGTCGCTATGACGTTGACGAGAGAATCCGGTGTTCGTTCGCTCAAAGAATCCCGTCGTTTAATTGATGCTATTGGCTGGGCGGCCGTACTGCCACAAATGCTCGCTACCTTAGGTGCTTTGTTTGCCGCTGCAGGTGTTGGGCAAGTTGTGTCCAGCCTGGTAAGCTCAGCGATTCCTGTTGATAATCGTTTTATGGTTGTTTTGGCGTATACGGTAGGTATGGCCCTCTTTACCATGATTATGGGGAATGCCTTTGCTGCTTTCCCTGTCATGACGGCAGGTGTTGGATTGCCGCTGATTGTTCAAATGCATGGCGGAAATCCGGGAGTCTTGGCAGCCATTGGCATGTTCTCCGGTTATTGTGGCACCTTAATGACGCCCATGGCAGCCAATTATAATATTGTTCCGGCAGCGCTACTTGATTTGCCTGATAAAAATGGTGTCATCAAGGCTCAGATTCCCACGGCTCTGTTACTATTAACAGCGAACGTGTTTTTAATGTACTTTTTGGCTTTTTAG
- a CDS encoding DUF969 domain-containing protein: MGIVVVIVGFALRFNPLLVVVVAGIVTGLAGQVPVEKILAIFGQAFVKNRYLSLFILTLPVIGLLERNGLKEQAQNLIGLIKGATTGRILVLYLFIREAAAAIGLTALGGHAQMVRPLIAPMAEAAAENKYGTLSDKTHNKIKEFSASVDNVGVFFGEDIFIAFGGVLLMKGFLEQNGISLEPLQIAVWGIPTAILAFIIHTVRLLWLDKKIAEEYGIKQETESSVKQPVEQKEASAL; the protein is encoded by the coding sequence ATGGGAATTGTTGTTGTCATTGTTGGTTTTGCTTTACGGTTTAATCCACTACTTGTTGTTGTAGTTGCTGGTATTGTGACAGGGCTTGCCGGTCAGGTGCCTGTTGAAAAAATTCTCGCCATATTCGGTCAGGCCTTTGTAAAAAATCGCTATTTATCCCTCTTCATTCTTACATTACCTGTTATTGGTCTGTTAGAGAGAAATGGTTTAAAAGAACAAGCACAGAATTTGATTGGTCTTATTAAGGGGGCTACAACGGGGCGTATTCTGGTATTATATCTGTTCATCCGTGAGGCAGCAGCAGCGATTGGTTTAACGGCGTTAGGTGGTCATGCCCAAATGGTACGCCCCTTAATTGCACCGATGGCAGAAGCGGCAGCTGAAAATAAATACGGAACCCTGTCTGATAAAACACACAATAAGATTAAAGAATTTTCCGCTTCAGTTGATAATGTGGGCGTGTTTTTTGGCGAAGACATTTTTATCGCTTTTGGTGGTGTTTTGCTTATGAAGGGCTTTTTAGAGCAAAATGGCATTTCGTTGGAGCCTTTGCAAATCGCAGTATGGGGGATTCCCACAGCCATTCTGGCTTTTATTATTCATACCGTTCGATTGCTTTGGTTGGATAAAAAAATTGCAGAAGAGTATGGAATAAAGCAGGAAACGGAAAGTTCCGTGAAACAGCCTGTAGAGCAGAAGGAGGCTAGTGCCCTATGA
- the accC gene encoding acetyl-CoA carboxylase biotin carboxylase subunit produces the protein MFKKVLIANRGEIAVRIIRTCREMGIATVAVYSAADKEALHVKLADEAYCIGPAASNKSYLDITRIMSVAVFTQADAIHPGYGFLAENADFAEICEASGITFIGPTAEAIKKMGAKAVARETMKQAGVPTVPGTEGLIQDVEKAVIIAREIGYPVIVKATAGGGGKGMRVASDEDELRKAIRQAQKEAEIAFGNAGVYLEKYLEETRHVEMQIMADREGHIVYLGERDCSIQRRHQKLLEEAPSPALDEKVRAKMGRAAILAAKAANYYSAGTVEFLLDKSGNFYFMEMNTRIQVEHSVTEMTTGRDLIKEQITVAAGLPLSFGQKDVKVHGWAMECRVNAENPAKNFMPSPGKVTAYLPPGGIGVRVDSAAYAGYEIPPFYDSMVAKVIVWGNDRQEAIERMKRALGEFVIEGIQTTIPFHQQLLKQEMFIKGACNTSFLETHGHLFQQEGE, from the coding sequence ATGTTTAAAAAAGTGCTTATTGCCAATCGTGGAGAAATTGCTGTAAGAATTATTCGAACGTGCCGTGAAATGGGCATTGCAACTGTTGCAGTTTATTCAGCAGCAGATAAGGAAGCTTTGCACGTCAAACTTGCTGATGAGGCCTATTGTATTGGGCCGGCAGCTTCGAATAAAAGTTATTTAGATATTACTCGGATTATGAGTGTCGCTGTTTTTACTCAGGCCGATGCGATTCATCCCGGTTATGGATTTTTGGCTGAAAATGCCGATTTTGCTGAAATCTGCGAGGCCAGCGGAATTACATTTATTGGTCCTACTGCCGAAGCGATTAAAAAGATGGGTGCCAAAGCCGTTGCAAGAGAAACAATGAAGCAGGCTGGCGTACCTACTGTACCTGGTACAGAGGGGCTTATTCAAGATGTGGAAAAGGCAGTTATTATTGCGCGGGAAATTGGTTATCCCGTGATTGTCAAAGCAACGGCTGGTGGCGGCGGGAAAGGCATGCGTGTTGCTTCCGATGAGGACGAATTACGAAAGGCCATTCGTCAAGCCCAGAAAGAAGCTGAAATTGCTTTTGGTAATGCCGGTGTTTACTTGGAAAAATATTTAGAAGAAACAAGACATGTTGAAATGCAGATTATGGCGGATAGAGAGGGCCATATTGTTTATCTTGGTGAACGGGATTGTTCGATTCAGCGGCGTCATCAAAAGCTGCTTGAAGAGGCTCCATCGCCAGCCCTGGATGAGAAGGTGCGGGCAAAGATGGGACGTGCCGCCATACTCGCAGCGAAGGCTGCCAACTATTATAGTGCTGGAACGGTAGAATTTTTATTAGATAAAAGCGGAAATTTTTATTTTATGGAAATGAATACGCGTATTCAAGTAGAACACTCGGTGACGGAAATGACGACGGGGCGTGATTTGATTAAAGAGCAGATTACTGTTGCAGCAGGGTTGCCTCTGTCATTTGGGCAAAAAGATGTAAAAGTCCATGGTTGGGCTATGGAATGTCGGGTCAACGCCGAAAATCCCGCTAAGAACTTTATGCCGTCGCCAGGTAAGGTGACAGCTTATCTTCCGCCAGGCGGTATCGGTGTACGCGTTGATAGTGCCGCTTATGCTGGCTATGAAATTCCACCCTTTTATGATTCTATGGTAGCCAAGGTCATCGTCTGGGGCAATGATCGCCAAGAAGCCATTGAACGCATGAAGCGAGCTTTAGGTGAATTTGTCATTGAAGGTATTCAAACGACCATTCCTTTTCATCAGCAATTGCTTAAACAAGAAATGTTTATCAAAGGGGCTTGTAATACGAGCTTTTTAGAAACACATGGACATTTGTTTCAGCAAGAAGGGGAATAA
- a CDS encoding LamB/YcsF family protein: MYKVDLNCDLGESFGAYKLGVDEEILRLVTSANVACGFHAGDPSVMHKTVILALENGVGIGAHPGFPDLVGFGRRDMNISPQEAYDMVVYQIGALYGFVRAAGGNMQHVKPHGALYNMAATKPDLAEAIAEAVYNIDGQLILFGLSGSELVKAGEKIGLKTAQEVFADRSYQTNGLLTPRSEEGALIKDDKQAVAQVIRMVKEGTVFSQQGTVVPIQADTVCLHGDGSQALVFARQIRESLSYAKIAIQAVGDSKNRS, encoded by the coding sequence ATGTACAAAGTCGATTTGAATTGCGATTTGGGTGAGAGTTTTGGTGCCTATAAACTGGGTGTCGATGAAGAAATTCTTCGTTTAGTGACTTCGGCGAATGTTGCTTGTGGATTTCATGCAGGAGATCCTAGTGTGATGCACAAGACAGTCATTTTGGCGCTTGAAAATGGTGTTGGTATTGGAGCTCATCCAGGTTTTCCTGATTTGGTTGGCTTTGGTCGACGGGACATGAATATTTCGCCGCAAGAAGCCTATGATATGGTTGTCTATCAAATTGGGGCCTTGTATGGATTTGTGCGGGCAGCAGGTGGTAATATGCAGCATGTAAAGCCGCATGGTGCTCTTTATAATATGGCAGCAACAAAGCCGGATCTTGCTGAGGCAATAGCCGAAGCCGTTTATAACATTGACGGACAACTGATTTTATTTGGTCTGTCAGGCAGTGAATTAGTGAAGGCAGGCGAGAAAATCGGTCTTAAAACTGCCCAGGAAGTTTTCGCTGATCGCTCCTATCAAACAAATGGTTTATTAACGCCACGCAGTGAGGAAGGGGCTCTTATTAAGGATGATAAACAAGCTGTAGCGCAAGTTATTCGTATGGTTAAAGAAGGAACGGTATTTTCGCAGCAAGGAACAGTAGTTCCCATTCAGGCTGACACGGTATGTCTCCATGGTGATGGATCGCAGGCGCTTGTTTTTGCTCGTCAAATTCGTGAGTCTCTTTCTTATGCCAAAATCGCTATTCAGGCCGTAGGCGATTCGAAAAATAGAAGTTAA
- the accB gene encoding acetyl-CoA carboxylase biotin carboxyl carrier protein, translating into MLNSDEIKEFIKLFDQSSLQRLELEQESTKLVLVKGENSAVTSPTSPILQESAVLPVAIEKQVSKQVIESPASDSLYKIVAPIVGTFYSAPEPEAAAFVKVGQKVQEDTVVCVLESMKLFNEVEAGKQGEIVEILVKDGEFVEYGQPLFLVKPE; encoded by the coding sequence ATGCTTAACAGCGACGAAATAAAAGAATTTATTAAACTTTTTGATCAATCGTCTCTACAACGTTTAGAACTTGAACAAGAATCAACAAAGTTGGTCCTTGTCAAAGGGGAAAATTCTGCTGTAACTTCTCCAACTTCACCGATTCTTCAGGAATCCGCCGTATTGCCTGTAGCAATAGAAAAGCAAGTTTCAAAGCAGGTTATTGAATCTCCTGCCAGCGATTCGCTTTATAAAATTGTTGCGCCTATTGTGGGGACATTTTATTCTGCACCTGAACCAGAAGCCGCTGCTTTTGTGAAAGTCGGTCAAAAAGTTCAAGAAGATACCGTTGTCTGTGTACTGGAATCAATGAAGTTGTTTAACGAAGTCGAAGCGGGAAAACAGGGCGAAATCGTGGAAATACTTGTGAAAGATGGGGAATTTGTTGAATATGGACAACCCCTGTTTTTGGTAAAGCCTGAATAA
- a CDS encoding putative hydro-lyase: MMKDVSAMSPAQIRAMIRKNEWVKPTAGMAKGFTQANLAILKKELAFDFLLFCQRNPRPCPVLDVTEPGAPIPQLVAPGADLRTDIPKYRIYRQGELVEEVTDIKKYWEEDMVAFLLGCSFTFEYPLLDNGIPVRHIEENCNVPMYKTNIPCVKAGCFEGPVVVSMRPIPEKDVVRAVQVTSRFPAVHGAPIQIGNPAKIGIKDIAKPDFGDAVTIKPGEVPVFWACGVTPQAAAMQVKPELMITHAPGHMFITDIRDAELGVL; the protein is encoded by the coding sequence ATGATGAAGGATGTTTCAGCTATGAGTCCGGCACAAATCCGGGCCATGATACGGAAAAACGAATGGGTAAAACCAACAGCAGGAATGGCCAAAGGATTTACGCAAGCGAATTTGGCCATTCTGAAAAAAGAGTTGGCTTTTGATTTTCTGCTGTTTTGTCAACGCAATCCTAGGCCTTGTCCTGTTCTCGATGTAACAGAACCAGGAGCACCGATTCCCCAGCTTGTTGCGCCTGGCGCGGATTTAAGAACGGATATTCCCAAATATCGCATTTATCGGCAGGGTGAATTAGTGGAGGAAGTAACGGATATTAAGAAATACTGGGAAGAGGATATGGTTGCCTTTTTACTCGGTTGTAGTTTTACCTTTGAATATCCCTTACTTGATAATGGTATTCCTGTTCGTCATATTGAGGAAAATTGCAATGTTCCCATGTATAAGACCAATATTCCCTGTGTAAAAGCAGGCTGCTTCGAAGGTCCTGTTGTTGTCAGCATGCGTCCGATTCCTGAAAAGGATGTTGTGCGAGCCGTCCAGGTTACTTCCCGTTTTCCGGCTGTTCATGGTGCTCCGATTCAGATCGGTAATCCTGCGAAAATTGGCATTAAAGATATAGCTAAACCGGATTTTGGTGATGCTGTTACAATCAAGCCTGGTGAGGTCCCGGTGTTCTGGGCTTGCGGTGTTACACCTCAAGCTGCGGCGATGCAAGTCAAGCCTGAATTGATGATTACGCATGCGCCAGGACATATGTTTATTACGGATATTCGTGATGCAGAGCTGGGGGTGTTATAA
- a CDS encoding amino acid ABC transporter ATP-binding protein encodes MKMIQIKNIFKSFNNIEVLKGINMEVAQGEVVAIIGPSGSGKSTLLRCLNRLETIDHGTVEIEGEVLVTENAAGQCQYVPDKQARRICNKMGMVFQQFNLFPHMTVIDNVIEAPMIVKGMKREAIFPEAEELLRKVGLLEKKANYPSQLSGGQKQRVAIARALAMQPDIMLFDEPTSALDPELTGEVLKAMRKLAQEHMTMIVVTHEMAFAREVANRVIFMADGDIIEEGTPEEIFTNPQQSRTQAFLNSML; translated from the coding sequence ATGAAGATGATACAAATAAAAAATATTTTCAAAAGTTTTAATAATATTGAAGTGCTAAAAGGGATTAACATGGAAGTGGCTCAAGGTGAAGTTGTCGCCATTATCGGTCCTTCTGGTTCAGGAAAGAGTACCTTGCTGCGCTGTTTAAACAGATTAGAGACCATCGATCATGGGACGGTTGAAATCGAGGGTGAAGTACTTGTTACCGAAAATGCTGCTGGACAGTGTCAGTATGTGCCGGATAAGCAGGCCCGCAGAATTTGCAATAAAATGGGGATGGTTTTTCAGCAGTTTAATCTTTTTCCTCATATGACCGTGATTGATAATGTGATTGAAGCTCCCATGATTGTGAAAGGAATGAAGCGAGAAGCTATTTTTCCTGAGGCTGAGGAATTACTTCGCAAGGTTGGGTTGCTTGAGAAAAAAGCAAACTATCCATCACAATTGTCAGGCGGCCAAAAACAGCGAGTGGCTATTGCCAGAGCCTTGGCGATGCAGCCTGATATTATGCTGTTTGATGAGCCAACATCGGCTTTAGATCCAGAATTAACGGGAGAAGTACTCAAAGCCATGCGCAAATTGGCGCAGGAACATATGACCATGATTGTTGTTACCCATGAAATGGCTTTTGCCCGTGAGGTAGCCAATCGGGTTATTTTTATGGCTGATGGCGATATTATTGAAGAAGGCACGCCGGAAGAGATATTTACAAATCCCCAGCAATCGCGTACGCAGGCCTTTTTAAATAGCATGTTATAA